The Caballeronia sp. TF1N1 genome includes a window with the following:
- the argC gene encoding N-acetyl-gamma-glutamyl-phosphate reductase, with amino-acid sequence MSAPIVFIDGDQGTTGLQIHERLRDRTDITLFTLAAEERKDSRRRAEAINACDIAILCLPDAAAREAVDAIVNPAVRVIDASSAHRIQPGWTYGFPEMTAGQADRIASARRVTNPGCYPTGAIGLLRPLLQAGLIPGGYPVSIHAVSGYSGRGRAGVEEHQGKDAVNAPLFQVYGLELAHKHTPEIQAHAGLAQRPIFVPAYGAFRQGIVLTVPLELRLLASDVDGATLHACLARHYADAAHVHVLPPHESSVLRHLDPQALNGTNDMHLSVFSNVEHGQVLLSAVFDNLGKGASGAAVQNLNLMLTRQCQG; translated from the coding sequence ATGAGCGCCCCCATTGTTTTCATCGATGGCGACCAAGGCACCACCGGATTGCAAATCCACGAACGGCTGCGTGATCGGACCGACATCACGCTGTTCACGCTTGCCGCCGAAGAACGCAAAGACTCACGCCGTCGCGCGGAAGCCATCAACGCCTGCGACATTGCAATTCTTTGTTTGCCCGATGCCGCCGCACGCGAGGCAGTGGACGCTATCGTCAATCCTGCCGTCAGAGTCATCGACGCGAGTTCGGCCCACCGCATACAGCCGGGCTGGACATACGGCTTTCCGGAGATGACGGCAGGACAAGCCGATCGCATTGCAAGCGCCCGTCGCGTCACCAATCCCGGCTGCTATCCGACAGGGGCAATTGGTTTGCTGCGTCCGCTGTTGCAGGCCGGACTCATACCCGGCGGCTATCCTGTCAGCATTCATGCGGTATCCGGCTACTCGGGACGCGGTCGTGCCGGCGTGGAGGAACACCAAGGTAAAGATGCCGTCAACGCGCCTTTATTCCAGGTATATGGTCTGGAGCTCGCGCACAAGCACACGCCGGAAATCCAGGCGCATGCCGGACTCGCGCAGCGGCCGATTTTCGTGCCTGCGTATGGTGCGTTTCGCCAGGGCATTGTGCTGACGGTGCCGTTGGAGTTGCGGCTGCTCGCATCCGACGTGGATGGCGCCACGTTACACGCTTGCCTCGCGCGCCACTATGCGGACGCGGCCCACGTGCATGTCTTGCCGCCGCATGAATCGAGCGTTTTGCGGCATCTCGATCCTCAGGCGCTGAACGGTACGAACGACATGCACCTGAGCGTATTTTCCAACGTGGAACACGGGCAGGTTCTGCTGTCCGCGGTGTTCGACAACCTTGGCAAAGGGGCATCCGGCGCTGCGGTCCAGAACCTGAACCTGATGCTTACGCGGCAATGCCAAGGGTGA
- a CDS encoding ABC-F family ATP-binding cassette domain-containing protein: protein MISVRNVTLRRGVNVVLDSASVTFTPGEKIGLVGRNGAGKSSFFGLLNGTLHEDSGEFSIPAAWKMGQVAQEMPETEQSATDFVIEGDTVLLAAQIEVAAAETDDDGMRMAHAYMALHDAGAHDAPARAQALILGLGFSAAQLSQPVNSFSGGWRMRLQLARALMCPSDLLLLDEPTNHLDLDALVWLEAWLKRYQGTLVVISHDREFLDAVTQVTVHVDNAKLVRYGGNYSKFEDMRAEQMALQQASMAKQADKIAHLQKFIDRFKATASKAKQAQSRVKALERMEKIAPVLADAEFNFEFKEPLNVPNPLLSMLDATFGYPAPSDAEPGTPPTVIVRGINRSVLAGQRIGILGANGQGKSTLVKTVAHELAPIAGEISEGKGLNIGYFAQQELDVLRPLDTPLEHMIRLAKDTPANMRAPGQSGTEQSLRTFLGTFNFSGDMVHQAVGTMSGGEKARLVLCMIVWQRPNLLLLDEPTNHLDLATREALGMALNEFEGTVMLVSHDRSLLRAVCDEFWLVTKGGVEPFDGDLDDYQQFLRDEARRMREAAGEQKVIA, encoded by the coding sequence ATGATTTCCGTCCGTAATGTCACGCTACGCCGTGGCGTCAATGTCGTACTCGACTCCGCGTCCGTCACCTTCACCCCGGGCGAAAAGATCGGCCTCGTAGGGCGCAATGGCGCCGGCAAGTCGTCCTTCTTCGGCCTTCTCAATGGCACGCTGCACGAGGACAGTGGCGAGTTTTCGATTCCCGCTGCCTGGAAGATGGGACAGGTCGCGCAGGAGATGCCGGAGACCGAGCAGAGCGCGACCGACTTCGTAATTGAAGGCGACACCGTGTTGCTGGCCGCGCAGATCGAAGTCGCCGCCGCGGAGACCGACGACGATGGCATGCGCATGGCGCACGCCTACATGGCCCTTCACGACGCCGGTGCGCACGATGCCCCCGCGCGTGCCCAAGCGCTGATCCTGGGGCTCGGTTTCAGTGCTGCGCAACTTAGCCAGCCGGTCAATAGTTTCTCCGGCGGCTGGCGCATGCGGCTGCAACTGGCGCGCGCGCTCATGTGTCCGTCCGACTTGCTGTTGCTCGACGAACCGACCAATCACCTGGATCTCGACGCGCTGGTCTGGCTGGAGGCGTGGCTCAAGCGTTATCAGGGAACCTTGGTCGTGATCAGCCACGATCGCGAATTCCTCGATGCGGTCACGCAGGTAACGGTCCACGTCGATAACGCCAAGCTCGTGCGTTACGGCGGCAACTACAGCAAGTTCGAAGACATGCGCGCCGAGCAGATGGCGTTGCAGCAGGCCTCGATGGCCAAGCAGGCGGACAAGATCGCCCACCTGCAGAAGTTCATCGACCGATTCAAGGCAACGGCTTCGAAAGCGAAGCAGGCGCAGAGCCGGGTCAAGGCGCTCGAACGCATGGAGAAGATCGCGCCCGTGCTCGCCGACGCAGAGTTCAACTTCGAGTTCAAGGAGCCACTCAACGTCCCGAACCCGTTGTTGTCGATGCTGGACGCGACCTTCGGCTACCCGGCGCCGAGCGATGCCGAGCCCGGCACGCCGCCGACGGTCATCGTGCGAGGCATCAACCGGTCGGTGCTGGCCGGACAGCGCATTGGTATTCTCGGTGCCAACGGCCAGGGTAAGTCCACGCTGGTGAAGACGGTGGCGCACGAACTTGCGCCGATTGCGGGCGAAATCAGCGAAGGCAAGGGCCTGAACATCGGCTACTTTGCGCAGCAAGAACTCGATGTGCTGCGTCCTCTCGACACGCCGCTGGAACACATGATCCGCCTTGCCAAGGACACGCCCGCGAACATGCGTGCGCCCGGCCAGAGTGGCACCGAACAATCGCTTCGCACGTTCCTCGGCACTTTCAACTTCAGTGGCGACATGGTTCATCAGGCAGTCGGCACGATGAGCGGCGGCGAAAAGGCGCGGCTCGTGCTGTGCATGATCGTATGGCAGCGTCCTAACCTGCTGCTGCTCGACGAGCCTACGAACCACCTCGACCTGGCCACACGCGAAGCGCTAGGCATGGCACTCAACGAATTCGAAGGCACGGTGATGTTGGTCAGTCACGACCGGTCCCTGCTGCGCGCGGTATGCGACGAGTTCTGGCTCGTAACCAAGGGCGGCGTCGAACCCTTCGACGGCGATCTGGACGATTACCAGCAGTTCCTGCGCGACGAAGCACGTCGCATGCGCGAGGCCGCTGGAGAGCAAAAGGTCATCGCCTGA
- the dld gene encoding D-lactate dehydrogenase: MHELIQSLGDIVGSQFVFTGATETRRFRQGYRYGSGQVLAAIQPGTLVEMWRALQACHRARTIVICQAANTGLTGGSTPADGGYDRPVVVLNTMRLRRLDVIRNGEQVICQPGVTLDQLEKRLQPLGREPHSVIGSSCIGASVTGGICNNSGGSLIRRGPAFTQLSIHARVTADGELKLVNHLGIDLGDSAEVILGRLDAGELPDDIPAAAGLLASDNEYSTHVRDIDASTPARFNADPRRLYEASGSAGHLAVFALRLDTFAADEQTQVFYIGSNDAAELETIRRDILSGFRSLPIAGEYMHRGAFDIARRYGKDMYMYIRAFGTDKVPHAFAAKSRFDGFTEKARLGNGISDRLLQAASRLLPEHLPRRLIEYRDRFEHHLLLKMGNDGVHEARTYLESRFPSQQGGYFECTPEEGKAAFLNRFAIGGAMVRYRAVHSRTVEDIVALDVALPRNTTDWFERLPAHISKDIEFTMYCGHFFCHVLHQEYLVKKGVDCDRIKDDILALLAARGAEYPAEHNVGHLYEAKASLARFYEELDPTNAFNPGIGKTSRLFNWGRSSAYECACESDHEVLQREQ; this comes from the coding sequence ATGCATGAACTCATTCAGTCGCTTGGCGACATCGTCGGCAGCCAGTTCGTCTTCACGGGCGCCACTGAAACGCGCCGCTTCCGGCAGGGTTATCGCTATGGCAGCGGCCAGGTGTTGGCGGCCATTCAGCCCGGCACGCTGGTCGAAATGTGGCGGGCGCTTCAGGCCTGTCATCGTGCAAGGACGATCGTCATCTGTCAGGCGGCGAACACCGGGTTGACGGGCGGATCGACGCCCGCGGACGGCGGCTACGACCGCCCGGTCGTCGTGCTCAACACCATGCGATTGCGGCGGCTGGACGTGATTCGAAACGGCGAGCAGGTCATCTGCCAGCCGGGCGTGACGCTCGATCAGCTTGAAAAGCGACTGCAGCCGCTCGGCCGCGAACCCCATTCGGTGATCGGCTCAAGCTGCATCGGCGCTTCGGTGACCGGCGGCATCTGCAACAATTCGGGCGGCTCGCTAATTCGCCGAGGACCCGCATTCACCCAATTGTCGATCCACGCGCGCGTCACGGCGGACGGCGAACTGAAGCTCGTCAATCATCTGGGAATCGATCTGGGCGACTCCGCCGAAGTCATACTCGGCCGTCTGGACGCGGGCGAATTGCCGGACGATATTCCGGCAGCCGCAGGGCTGCTCGCTTCGGATAACGAGTACAGCACCCATGTGCGCGACATCGATGCGTCCACGCCCGCGCGCTTCAATGCCGACCCGCGCCGGCTCTATGAAGCATCGGGCTCGGCCGGACACCTTGCGGTTTTCGCTCTGCGGCTCGACACCTTTGCGGCGGACGAACAAACCCAGGTGTTCTATATCGGCAGCAACGACGCCGCCGAGCTGGAAACCATACGCCGCGACATACTAAGTGGCTTCCGTAGTCTACCGATCGCCGGTGAGTACATGCACCGCGGAGCGTTCGATATCGCCCGTCGCTACGGCAAGGACATGTACATGTACATTCGTGCGTTCGGCACGGATAAGGTGCCGCATGCATTCGCGGCGAAGAGCAGGTTCGACGGGTTCACCGAGAAAGCGCGTCTTGGTAACGGCATCAGCGATCGGCTGTTGCAGGCGGCGAGCCGGCTTTTGCCCGAGCATCTGCCGCGCCGGCTCATCGAGTATCGCGACCGGTTCGAGCATCATCTGTTGCTGAAGATGGGCAACGACGGTGTGCACGAAGCGCGAACCTACCTCGAATCGCGTTTTCCGTCGCAACAGGGTGGCTATTTCGAATGCACGCCCGAGGAAGGCAAGGCGGCTTTCCTCAACCGCTTCGCGATTGGAGGCGCCATGGTGCGCTATCGGGCAGTCCATTCGCGAACCGTGGAGGACATCGTCGCGCTCGACGTTGCACTTCCACGGAACACGACCGACTGGTTCGAACGGTTGCCAGCGCATATTTCGAAAGACATCGAATTCACGATGTATTGCGGCCACTTCTTCTGCCACGTTCTGCACCAGGAATACCTGGTGAAGAAAGGTGTCGATTGCGACCGGATCAAGGACGACATCCTCGCTCTGCTCGCCGCGCGGGGCGCCGAGTATCCTGCCGAACACAACGTCGGTCACCTGTACGAAGCGAAAGCGTCTCTTGCACGGTTCTACGAAGAACTGGACCCGACCAATGCCTTCAATCCAGGCATCGGCAAGACCTCGCGGCTCTTCAACTGGGGACGATCATCGGCCTACGAGTGCGCATGCGAGTCGGATCACGAGGTGCTACAAAGAGAGCAGTAA
- a CDS encoding ABC transporter transmembrane domain-containing protein: protein MSDPVRSSSSSSSARSLSGVAQLFALSPFLRPYAGRWALAFLALVTSAGATLVLPVAFKYLIDRGFAEGDRTHIDRYFLALLVVSLVLAAATALRFYLVSSLGERVTADLRRAVYDHMLRMSPQFFETTQTGEVLSRLTADTTLIQTVVGTSLSLGLRNFFLLTGGVAMLAVTSPMLSAYIIATLVIVVAPVVIFGRRVRKLSRASQDKIANTSALAGEVLNAMPTVQSYTQEPFETKRYAGAVEAAFETALTRIRARAWLTAVVIVLVFSAIVFVLWLGAQAVLAGRMTAGQLSQFILYAVFTAGAVGAVAEVWGDLQRAAGATERLLQLLAARSPVLEAESTVTLPARGEGIRLENIGFSYPSRPGIAALSGLSLQVRPGEHVALVGPSGAGKSTLFQLLLRFYDPQSGRILINGVPTRDVPLVELRKEIGVVLQESVIFSGSVIDNIRYGSSDATLAQVQRAADMAAAAGFIEELPEGYDTFLGERGVRLSGGQRQRIAIARAILKNPPILLLDEATSALDAASERLVQKALDNAAHNRTTLVIAHRLATVQQADRIVVLEQGRIVAQGRHAELLLSSPLYAQLAALQFGDQMGVAGIARGHEASA, encoded by the coding sequence ATGTCCGACCCTGTCAGGTCTTCGTCGTCTTCATCGTCTGCGCGTTCTTTATCCGGTGTCGCACAGCTCTTCGCCTTGTCTCCGTTCCTGCGTCCGTATGCCGGACGCTGGGCGCTCGCTTTCCTTGCGCTGGTGACATCGGCGGGCGCGACGCTGGTGTTGCCGGTCGCGTTCAAATACCTCATCGATCGTGGCTTCGCCGAGGGCGACCGGACGCATATCGATCGATATTTTCTGGCGCTCCTGGTCGTCTCGCTGGTGCTGGCGGCCGCGACGGCGCTGCGCTTCTATCTCGTCTCCTCGCTTGGGGAGCGCGTGACGGCCGATTTGCGTCGAGCCGTGTACGACCACATGCTGCGGATGAGCCCGCAGTTCTTCGAAACCACACAGACTGGCGAAGTGCTGTCGCGACTCACCGCCGACACCACGCTGATTCAAACGGTGGTGGGTACGAGCCTGTCGCTCGGGCTGCGCAATTTCTTCCTTCTGACCGGCGGCGTGGCGATGCTCGCGGTCACGAGCCCGATGCTGTCCGCGTACATCATCGCGACGCTCGTCATCGTGGTCGCGCCTGTCGTGATCTTCGGGCGGCGCGTGCGGAAACTCTCGCGCGCGAGCCAGGACAAGATCGCGAACACGAGCGCGCTGGCAGGCGAGGTGCTCAACGCGATGCCGACCGTGCAGTCGTACACGCAAGAGCCTTTCGAGACGAAACGATATGCCGGCGCGGTGGAAGCCGCTTTCGAGACCGCGCTCACGCGCATTCGCGCTCGCGCCTGGTTGACGGCCGTGGTGATCGTGCTGGTGTTCAGCGCAATCGTCTTCGTGCTGTGGCTAGGCGCGCAGGCAGTGCTCGCCGGTCGCATGACGGCGGGCCAGTTGTCCCAGTTCATTCTCTACGCGGTGTTCACGGCAGGCGCCGTGGGCGCGGTCGCCGAGGTATGGGGCGATCTGCAACGCGCCGCCGGCGCCACCGAACGCTTGCTGCAATTGCTCGCCGCACGCTCGCCGGTCTTGGAGGCCGAGAGCACGGTCACGCTGCCCGCGCGAGGCGAGGGCATCCGCTTAGAGAATATCGGGTTCTCGTATCCGTCGCGGCCGGGTATTGCCGCGCTTTCGGGGCTTTCGCTGCAGGTTCGTCCGGGCGAGCATGTCGCGTTGGTTGGGCCATCCGGCGCGGGAAAATCCACGCTGTTTCAACTGCTGCTGCGTTTCTACGATCCTCAGTCAGGCCGCATTCTGATCAACGGCGTGCCGACGCGCGATGTGCCGCTCGTCGAATTGCGCAAGGAGATTGGCGTGGTGCTGCAGGAATCGGTGATCTTTTCTGGCAGCGTGATCGACAACATCCGCTACGGCTCGTCGGACGCCACGCTCGCGCAAGTGCAGCGCGCCGCCGACATGGCCGCCGCGGCCGGGTTTATCGAGGAACTGCCTGAAGGCTACGACACGTTTCTCGGCGAACGCGGCGTGCGATTGTCAGGCGGTCAGCGTCAGCGTATTGCGATTGCCCGCGCGATTTTGAAGAACCCGCCCATCCTGCTGCTCGATGAAGCCACCAGTGCCCTCGATGCCGCCAGCGAACGGCTCGTGCAAAAGGCGCTGGACAACGCGGCGCACAACCGCACGACGCTCGTCATTGCGCATCGGCTTGCGACGGTTCAGCAGGCCGATCGCATCGTCGTGCTGGAACAGGGGCGTATTGTCGCGCAGGGTCGTCATGCGGAGCTGCTCTTGAGTTCGCCGCTTTATGCGCAGTTGGCTGCGTTGCAGTTCGGGGATCAGATGGGGGTTGCCGGGATTGCTCGTGGGCATGAGGCTTCGGCTTGA
- a CDS encoding SRPBCC family protein, protein MATGTVNLHRVLRAPPERIYRAFLEPHAIARWLPPYGLICQVHHMDAREGGTHKMSFHNFRTGQSQSFGGEYLELKPFEKIRYSDRFDDANLPGEMRVTVSLRQVSCGTEVTIVQEGIPEVIPAELCYLGWQESLLQLAHLVEPEISG, encoded by the coding sequence ATGGCTACCGGAACCGTCAATCTTCACCGCGTCTTGCGCGCGCCGCCCGAACGCATCTACCGCGCATTCCTGGAACCCCATGCCATCGCAAGGTGGCTTCCGCCGTACGGGTTAATTTGTCAGGTCCATCACATGGATGCGCGGGAGGGCGGCACTCACAAGATGTCGTTTCACAACTTCCGCACGGGCCAGAGCCAGTCTTTCGGCGGCGAGTACCTCGAACTGAAACCGTTCGAAAAGATCCGCTACTCGGACCGTTTCGACGATGCCAACCTTCCCGGCGAAATGCGCGTCACCGTTTCGTTGCGGCAGGTGTCGTGCGGGACCGAAGTTACCATCGTGCAGGAAGGCATACCCGAGGTCATTCCGGCGGAGTTGTGCTATCTCGGCTGGCAAGAGTCGCTGCTGCAACTGGCGCACTTGGTCGAGCCCGAGATCTCCGGCTGA
- a CDS encoding dihydrofolate reductase family protein, whose protein sequence is MRKLIVSTFISMDGVIQAPGGPEEDRSGGFRVGGWIVPFADKAIGDNLQDLLSRPFDLLLGRCTYDIFASYWPHVPADSPNRAMADLFDKVPKHVTTHRAESLGWHNSHALEGDLADATRALLHQEGADLLTFGSGDMVRQLLAAGLVDELRLLTYPVLLGRGKRLFADDALPSAFTLTRSVSTPGGVLVTRYVRDGEVRTGSFDKAE, encoded by the coding sequence ATGCGCAAGCTCATCGTTTCCACGTTCATCAGCATGGATGGCGTCATTCAGGCGCCTGGCGGCCCAGAAGAAGATCGCAGCGGCGGGTTTCGCGTCGGCGGCTGGATCGTGCCTTTTGCCGATAAAGCCATCGGCGACAACTTGCAGGATCTGCTCTCACGGCCGTTCGACTTGCTGCTAGGCCGCTGCACTTACGACATCTTCGCGTCGTACTGGCCACACGTTCCGGCCGATTCGCCCAATCGCGCGATGGCCGACCTGTTCGACAAAGTGCCCAAGCATGTAACGACGCATCGCGCGGAATCGCTCGGCTGGCACAACAGCCACGCGCTCGAAGGCGATCTCGCCGATGCAACCCGCGCGCTCTTGCATCAGGAGGGCGCCGATCTGTTGACGTTCGGTAGCGGCGACATGGTGCGCCAGTTGCTCGCGGCGGGCCTCGTGGACGAGCTTCGTCTACTGACTTATCCCGTCTTGCTGGGACGCGGCAAGCGTTTGTTCGCCGACGACGCGCTGCCGTCTGCGTTCACGCTAACGCGATCGGTGAGCACGCCAGGCGGCGTGCTGGTCACGCGCTATGTGCGCGATGGCGAGGTCCGCACGGGATCGTTCGACAAAGCGGAATGA
- a CDS encoding sugar efflux transporter yields MNTRFISLARIPFFLPLAGAILMLGVALSFTAPYLSLFSVEQADMTPLQLGVFMTVIAASGVVASALAGKWSDKHGHHRELLLGALIASAIGFLLMCFLRNFVSLVVVGIAFLGAGGSAMSLVFSFARSALPVDDAAERSFALATLRTVLSMAWVFGPSVGALVLAGAGFYGLFLFAAACFAACGAIVWRMHDSPKGDPHSAPAHYAGDPSSLLEVTTPETEEVIAPHEGAPHTRAEIWRATIALTLIGLAASATMIVLPLYVVHGMHGSRIDVSVMLGLGALLEIPMMLVLGARGSRLNKQRWLASCAAVHVVYFIAVAASQSVQFLIPMQAFNAFVVSVTSCLGMTYIQDLMPRTPGAATALFFNASRVGSILSGVLSGVLVAALGYRGTFLICGCLTLGALVLFSNPPFKLIALRMIAWVRARRQAA; encoded by the coding sequence ATGAATACTCGCTTTATCAGTCTTGCACGTATCCCGTTTTTCTTGCCGCTAGCCGGCGCCATTTTGATGCTCGGCGTCGCGCTCTCTTTCACCGCGCCGTACTTGTCGCTGTTCAGCGTCGAGCAGGCCGACATGACGCCGCTGCAACTCGGCGTCTTCATGACGGTCATCGCGGCAAGCGGCGTGGTCGCCAGCGCGTTGGCAGGCAAGTGGTCGGACAAGCATGGGCATCATCGAGAGTTGCTGCTTGGTGCGCTGATCGCATCGGCAATCGGCTTCTTGCTGATGTGCTTTCTGCGCAACTTCGTCTCGCTCGTCGTGGTCGGCATCGCGTTTCTCGGGGCCGGTGGCTCGGCCATGTCGCTGGTGTTCTCGTTCGCGCGCTCGGCATTGCCCGTCGATGACGCAGCGGAGCGTTCGTTTGCGCTCGCCACGCTGCGCACCGTGCTTTCCATGGCCTGGGTATTCGGGCCGTCCGTCGGCGCGCTCGTATTGGCAGGCGCGGGCTTCTACGGACTCTTTTTGTTTGCGGCGGCGTGCTTCGCGGCGTGCGGGGCCATAGTCTGGCGGATGCATGACTCCCCCAAGGGCGATCCGCACAGCGCCCCCGCGCATTACGCGGGCGATCCATCGTCATTGCTCGAAGTCACGACGCCTGAGACCGAGGAAGTGATCGCGCCGCATGAAGGCGCGCCGCACACGCGCGCCGAGATCTGGCGCGCGACCATTGCGCTCACGCTTATCGGACTCGCCGCGAGCGCCACGATGATCGTTCTGCCGCTCTACGTCGTGCATGGCATGCATGGCTCGCGTATCGACGTGTCCGTCATGCTCGGCCTCGGCGCGTTGCTCGAAATCCCGATGATGCTCGTACTCGGCGCACGTGGCTCGCGCCTTAACAAGCAGCGCTGGCTCGCCTCGTGCGCGGCCGTGCATGTGGTGTACTTCATCGCGGTCGCCGCTTCGCAAAGCGTTCAGTTCCTGATTCCGATGCAGGCGTTCAATGCGTTCGTGGTCTCGGTGACGTCGTGTCTCGGCATGACCTATATTCAGGACCTGATGCCGCGCACGCCAGGCGCCGCGACGGCGCTCTTCTTCAATGCGTCGCGCGTGGGTTCCATTCTCTCGGGCGTGCTGTCCGGCGTGCTCGTGGCCGCGCTTGGTTATCGCGGCACGTTCCTTATTTGCGGATGCCTGACACTCGGCGCGCTCGTGCTGTTCTCCAATCCACCGTTCAAGCTGATTGCATTGCGGATGATTGCGTGGGTGAGAGCGCGGCGGCAAGCGGCCTAG
- a CDS encoding esterase-like activity of phytase family protein, whose translation MVRARVFALSLAVSAMSIACTSAWASVDLVAIGQLSGNIGDRSKATAAPLENGAPGNLLGGVGSGLAYAGCDTFLAVPDRGPNAISYNKAIDDTASYINRFQTFSLRLEAGGKGSKLPYSLSPKLLDTTLLHSHEPLVYGDGAAAGVGNGAPALNATNHTHYFTGRSDNFTPTQPSTYPRDARLDPESIRVARDGASVFISDEYGPYIYRFDRRTGERIAVYRVPASFAVTTLSSIGNDEISENTSGRVANKGMEGLAISPDGDTLFGVMQSPLIQDGGTNGPYTRILRIDVRTGKTTQFAYPLTNIGTDAKPNYPTISDIVAVNEHELLLDERDGKGLGDDSKAAFKRVYHVDLNGAQDVSQASGASGLAPYALNKTLFLDVVAALTAYGFAPTDIPAKLESLAFGPDIRVKGAVRHTLFIANDNDFVGTVTDTNHPNGIDNPNRFFVFAMDSADLPGYVAQRLPGAGGRDDRACRDDHDGHDHEHDDHDHDGHGHGHGD comes from the coding sequence ATGGTTCGAGCCCGTGTCTTTGCCTTGTCGCTTGCCGTATCCGCGATGTCCATCGCCTGCACGTCCGCGTGGGCGAGCGTCGATCTCGTCGCGATCGGCCAGTTGAGCGGCAACATCGGCGACCGTTCGAAAGCGACGGCCGCGCCGCTCGAAAACGGCGCGCCGGGCAACCTTCTCGGCGGCGTCGGCTCGGGACTCGCGTATGCGGGATGCGATACCTTCCTCGCCGTGCCCGACCGCGGCCCGAACGCGATCTCCTATAACAAGGCTATCGACGATACGGCGTCCTACATCAATCGCTTCCAGACCTTCTCGCTGCGTCTCGAAGCCGGCGGCAAGGGCAGCAAGCTGCCGTATTCGCTGAGCCCGAAGCTGCTCGACACGACCTTGCTGCACAGCCATGAGCCGCTCGTCTATGGCGATGGCGCGGCAGCCGGCGTCGGCAATGGCGCGCCTGCGCTGAACGCCACCAATCACACGCACTATTTCACCGGGCGCTCGGACAACTTCACGCCGACGCAGCCGTCCACGTATCCGCGCGATGCGCGTCTGGACCCGGAAAGCATTCGCGTGGCGCGCGATGGCGCGAGCGTCTTCATCTCCGATGAGTACGGTCCGTATATCTATCGTTTCGATCGTCGCACGGGCGAGCGGATCGCCGTGTATCGTGTGCCGGCCTCGTTCGCCGTGACGACGCTATCGTCCATCGGCAACGATGAGATCAGCGAGAACACCTCGGGCCGCGTGGCGAACAAGGGCATGGAAGGTCTCGCCATTTCACCCGATGGCGATACGCTCTTCGGCGTGATGCAAAGCCCGCTGATTCAGGACGGCGGCACGAACGGCCCGTACACGCGAATCCTGCGCATCGACGTGCGTACCGGCAAGACCACGCAGTTTGCATATCCGTTGACCAACATCGGCACGGACGCGAAGCCGAACTATCCCACCATCAGCGACATCGTCGCCGTGAACGAGCATGAATTGCTGCTCGACGAACGCGACGGCAAAGGTCTCGGCGACGATTCGAAGGCCGCGTTCAAACGTGTGTACCACGTCGATTTGAACGGCGCGCAGGACGTGAGCCAGGCAAGCGGCGCGAGCGGCCTCGCGCCCTACGCGTTGAACAAGACGCTCTTCCTCGATGTCGTCGCGGCCTTGACGGCCTATGGCTTCGCGCCGACGGACATTCCCGCCAAGCTCGAAAGCCTCGCGTTCGGGCCGGATATCCGCGTGAAGGGCGCGGTCAGGCACACGCTCTTCATCGCTAACGACAACGACTTCGTGGGAACGGTCACGGATACCAATCATCCGAACGGGATCGACAATCCGAACCGGTTCTTCGTATTTGCCATGGATTCGGCGGATCTGCCGGGATATGTGGCGCAGCGCTTGCCCGGAGCGGGTGGCCGCGACGATCGCGCATGCCGGGACGATCACGACGGTCACGATCACGAGCACGACGATCACGATCACGACGGTCATGGCCACGGTCACGGCGACTGA
- a CDS encoding FMN-dependent NADH-azoreductase, protein MHLLHVIGSPRAGRSASQQVARAFTDAWKERHPDGSVDELNVWETDLPTFDGPILEAKYAGIQGRELDAAQASAWRTVHALAERFTKADVIVFSVPMWNFGIPYRLKHLIDVISQKDVLFTFDENGLNGLLGGKTVVTIAARGVQLGGDFPPEEYDFQSDYLKTWSRMVGITDVRVVTVEKTLAGPEQDHASRNEASEKARELALSL, encoded by the coding sequence ATGCATCTTCTTCATGTGATTGGTTCGCCCCGTGCCGGGCGTTCCGCTTCGCAGCAAGTGGCCCGGGCGTTCACCGATGCATGGAAGGAGCGCCATCCCGATGGAAGCGTCGATGAACTGAACGTATGGGAAACCGATCTGCCCACGTTCGATGGCCCGATACTCGAAGCAAAATACGCGGGCATCCAGGGCCGTGAGCTCGATGCCGCTCAGGCATCCGCATGGCGGACCGTGCACGCGCTCGCCGAACGGTTCACGAAGGCCGACGTGATCGTCTTCAGCGTGCCGATGTGGAATTTCGGCATTCCGTATCGCCTGAAGCATCTGATCGATGTCATCTCGCAAAAGGACGTGCTCTTTACTTTCGACGAGAACGGCTTGAACGGCCTGCTCGGCGGAAAGACGGTCGTGACCATCGCCGCGCGCGGTGTTCAGCTTGGAGGGGACTTTCCGCCGGAGGAATACGATTTCCAGTCGGACTATTTGAAGACGTGGTCGCGCATGGTCGGCATTACCGATGTGCGCGTCGTCACTGTCGAGAAGACCCTGGCGGGTCCCGAGCAGGACCATGCATCGCGCAATGAAGCGAGCGAGAAGGCACGGGAGCTTGCCCTGAGCCTGTGA